The following is a genomic window from Desulfitobacterium chlororespirans DSM 11544.
GAGCCAATGTGGTGATCTTTAACAATAACGGTTCCCAGGCCAAAGCCATCGAGCAATACCTTCACGAGCATGAGGTCAATCATGTAAATTATAGTCTTTTTGCATTTACTGAGATGACCAATGATCAGGCTAAGGAAATATTGCAGCAAGCTGATTACATCGTGGGCATGCAGGGCTATGTAGAGGCTAAGGGAGTTCTCTGGACTCAATACGGGCAATACGTTGATAAGCATAAGGTATCTATTATCGGATTTAATCGGGCTATTAAACCTGATGATATACTGCATCTGACCGAAAAGATTGTCGAATTTAATTTTAATCAGATACTGTCCAATACCCAGGGTATCAGCTTTGACTTAAATGCTCATATTCAGGAAGTTATGAGTTCGATGGAAGGTATCGTGAACTTTATGCAGGATACGAATTCAAGTATCCATGAAGCCCACGACCGCATCCAGAAGCAAGTGGAGCGGATCGATGAAACCATTGAAGTTACCAATGATCTCAACACCAATACCCAGAAGATTGATGAGCTGATTAATACCATCAAACAAATATCGGATCAAACCAATCTGCTGGCTCTTAATGCAGCTATTGAAGCAGCCCGTGCCGGAGAAGCGGGGAGAGGCTTCGCTGTGGTCGCCGATGAAGTAAGAAAATTGGCGGAAAGAAGCAAGCAATCCATCCAATTTATCCAGCAGCTGGTTGCCAATATAAAACAAACCAATCATCGCACTGTTCCTTTGCTCCACTTCTTAGCCGGAGAAATTAAGGACATGGATGAGATCATTAATAAAATACTCAATAGCTCCACAATCAATCAAACGGAGGCAAAATCCATATCGGAAGCCTTGAATCGCGTTACAAAGATCAGTGAACAACTGACCAATGAGTTTATAGCCTTTAGTTTTTAATGATTTGAAATCCAGGAAATGGATGAGAAAAATCGTCAGAAACAAACATCCCCTCTCGTCTTATATACCAGATGCAGCAGAATATGATGCTTCGCGGTATTGGAATGGGAGGGGATTTTATGTTTAAATTTAAAATTGCGACGACTTTGGTTTTGGGAATGTGCTTGACACTGGCCGCTTCCGGATCAGTGCAGGCAAACGAAGATAGAGCTGTGGAACAGGCTCCGGATACCCGGCCTGCCTTGACGAGCATGACGGTTGAACCCAATGATCCGGTGGTAAGCCCTGCCGAACCTGGGCAAGGGGTTGATCCGGCCCTCCAGGAACTGAATAAAGTGATCTATCAATTTGTCTTTGAGGAACATCGGGGGGAGTTTGGGGACAAGGGGTTTGCCGTTACCCATACCGGTCTTATGAGTGATCATGTGGAGATCGGCATCCAGCCTTACAGCGAAGAACATGCTCAATATCTGTATGGCCTGTTCGGCAAAGAAAAGGTTAAAGTGGTTGAAGGAGAATTCGCCTCGCCTTTAGCTGCAGCTGCAGGCGGAGCCGAGCCGGCTGTAGATCCTCTTGCTGTTTCCGGTGCGGAGGCAGGAAATGCGGCACAGGCTAAGGATGCTTCTGCTGCAAGAGACGGGGCCCAAGAAGAAGGTTCCGACGCCATTCTTTATGGATTAGGTGCTGTGGTGGTCCTGGGAGCAGGAGCTTTTGGAGTCAAGCGCACCCTTTCCCGGAGCAAAAAATAATCATAGTGAAAAGAGTAAAAGAAATGAGGATGGAGATACTCTCTGTTAAGAAGAACTACCGAGGTGATGCACAGTGTTTAAGCGATTCCTGATTGTTTTGGCTTCAGTACTTTTACTGGCGGGGTGTGCGGCCAAGGCGCCCCAGACACCCCAGGATCAAAATGCTGATCTGGATAAACCAGGACAACAAGTAGGGACGGATTTGCCGGTCGGGGACCAAGGTCAGCCGAAAGAAGATGCCAGTCTGGGAAACATACATCTGGGCGATCCCTTTAGCCAGGCAGAGAAAATCTTAGGCAAGGACTATCAAGAAACTTTCTATGATGAGCCTGGGCATTTCCCTGAAGCCTGGTACAGCAGAGAGTATAAGCAAGGCATCAGGCTCATTGTCGGAAAAGATTCCGGTAAAGTGCTGGAGATTGACGCCATTGCCGCGGACTTCACCACCAACCTCGGTGCCAAGGTAGGAGATACCGCTGAAAAGATTAAGGATGTGTATGCTGACAAATACAAACCCTTCGAAAGCAGGCATGGTGAGGGACCTTTGGAGGGCTTCTATCTGCTGGAGGATGGTCAGCTCATGATCTTTGACTATAATCGGGAAGATAACCAATTGGTCAATGCGAATGTGAAGCCGGATTCTAAAGTGGAGCTGATCAGGCTGACCCAATCTCAATATTTGGACTAAAGGCGATTAACAGGCAAAACCCCATCCGCAATTTGGATGGGGTTTTGTTTAGAAACCAATCCCGCCAAACTATAATATATTATAAATAGGCGGGAGAGAGAGTTTTCACGATCTATTCGGCATCACGCCCAGACAGCCGGGCTCCCAGGTCAAAGGCTTGCCGGCAATCCTGAGGGAATCGCTCTTGGCGCACCTGGGCTTTATGCCGCTCATTAAATTGGGAGGCTTCATAGTTGGCGTAATTGTCAAACTGATAGGTATCTGCGGCCAGGAGATATTCGGAAGGTCCATTAAGGAGTTCGAGGCTGCGGGCATTGGCTTTAAAAACCGCTTCGTAGCCAAGCTGAGGCAGGAAATCCTCAGGAACATTCATAGTGTAGATAAAACCTGAGGCCACTTTTCTTGGGAAAACAGTACGCTGACCTTCATTATAGGAAAGAAGGGAGAAAAACAGCCGCTCCAGAAAGGAGCGCATTTCTCCAGTGACATTGCCAAAGTAGATGGGCGAACCCAGCAGCAGGACATCGCACTTCAGCACCTCTTCCAAAAGTGGGGTCAGCTCATCTTTGAGGACACAATGCCCAATGGGGCTGGAGTTCTTGCGTTTGCACCCAAAGCAGCTGATGCATCCTTTATAATTCAGCTCATAAAGATGAACCATGTCTGTTTCGGCACCTACGGATTGCGCTCCTTCAAGAGCTTTATGCAATAATGTAGCCGTGTTCCATTGCTTGCGGGGGCTGCCATTAACAGCAATAACCTTCATAGTAATACCTCAACTCCTTATGTTAATGTGTTTGCTTCATTGAGCAGTGATTTGCTTTCACTTCTATTATATTAGGGAGAGTCTTAAAAACAAAGGTTTGCAATTATGGGCAAGGATGTTTATAATACTGAAAAGAAGTGAATAACTGGATGAGGTTTTCAGGAGAACAGGGTAGGCTAACCATGATGAACTGAAAACGGACAGAACTCTGGAGAGTTCCGCAAGGACGCCGAAGGGGCAAGGCAGCAAAGCTGTTCAATCTCTCAGGCAAAAGGACAGAGCGCATAGTTTGTGAATGATGCTTAAGGCATACTATTACTGCCGATAAGCGGGTTCGCAAATGCTCTTGTGTACCAGAGTCAAATTTAGGATTTGGCTCTTTTTTATTGGTAGAAAAAGCGAAGAGAAACAAAAAAGAAAAGGGGTAAAGAGCATGAGCCTAGAACCAACCCGTGATACGTCCAACCGCGTGATTATTTCTATCTTAGGCAAGGATCAAATAGGAATTATCGCCTGGCTGACCGGGCGCTTGGCGGAAAAATCCATCAATGTTCTGGATCTTAGTCAAACCATTCTCCAGGGTTTTTTCACAATGATTATGATCGTGGATGTTACTCAATCCACGGCCTCCTCCTTAACCGAGCTCACCAAGCAATTGCAAAGCGAGGGAGAAGCCCGGGGCTTGAAGGTCAATGTTCAGCATGAAGATATTTTTGAATTTATGCATCGGGTATAGGGGGAATTACTGTGAAAATGCATCTGGCTCCTCATGAAATACTGCAAACCATTGCAATGGTGGAAAATGAGAATTTAGACATCCGTACCATCACGATGGGCATAAGTCTGCTGGACTGTGCCGGAGATGATGTACAACAGGTGGAACAAAAAATCTACGATAAAATTACCCGCCAGGCTGAGCATTTAGTCAGTGTGGGGGAAGGCTTAGCTGCTCGTTACGGCATTCCTATTGTCAATAAAAGAGTCTCGGTAACTCCGGTGGCCCTCTTGGGTTCCAACTTTAATCCCGAAGAAATGGTCCGCCTGGCCAAAGCCTTAGACAGAGCGGCCAAGACGGTGGGGATTAACTTCCTGGGAGGTTTTTCCGCCCTCGTTCAAAAAGGCTTAACCAAGGGGGACAGCTCCTTGATCGAAGCGATTCCCCAGGCCTTGGCGGAGACAGAGTTTGTCTGCTCCTCGGTGAATATCGGTTCCACCAAATCGGGTATCAATATGGATGCTGTGCTGAAGATGGGGGAAGTCATCCTGGACAGCGCCCGGCGGACAGCGGCTCAGGATGGTATCGCTGCTGCCAAACTCGTGGTCTTCTGCAACGCACCTGAGGATAATCCCTTCATGGCCGGTGCCTTTCACGGAGTGGGAGAGCCGGAAGCGGTGATCAACGTAGGGGTCAGCGGTCCCGGCGTTGTTGCTCATGCCGTCAAGAAAAGCCCCCAGGCAGATTTGGGAGAACTGGCCAACCTCATTAAACGAACTTCCTTTAAGATTACCCGTATGGGTGAATTGATTGGCAGAGAAGCTTCCCAGGCCTTGCAGGTTCCCTTTGGCATTGTGGATCT
Proteins encoded in this region:
- a CDS encoding flavodoxin family protein; this encodes MKVIAVNGSPRKQWNTATLLHKALEGAQSVGAETDMVHLYELNYKGCISCFGCKRKNSSPIGHCVLKDELTPLLEEVLKCDVLLLGSPIYFGNVTGEMRSFLERLFFSLLSYNEGQRTVFPRKVASGFIYTMNVPEDFLPQLGYEAVFKANARSLELLNGPSEYLLAADTYQFDNYANYEASQFNERHKAQVRQERFPQDCRQAFDLGARLSGRDAE
- a CDS encoding PFL family protein, with protein sequence MKMHLAPHEILQTIAMVENENLDIRTITMGISLLDCAGDDVQQVEQKIYDKITRQAEHLVSVGEGLAARYGIPIVNKRVSVTPVALLGSNFNPEEMVRLAKALDRAAKTVGINFLGGFSALVQKGLTKGDSSLIEAIPQALAETEFVCSSVNIGSTKSGINMDAVLKMGEVILDSARRTAAQDGIAAAKLVVFCNAPEDNPFMAGAFHGVGEPEAVINVGVSGPGVVAHAVKKSPQADLGELANLIKRTSFKITRMGELIGREASQALQVPFGIVDLSLAPTPAVGDSVAEILENMGLERCGAHGTTAALALLNDAVKKGGAMASSHVGGLSGAFIPVSEDAGMIEAVEVGALSIEKLEAMTCVCSVGLDMIAIPGDVEPETIAGIIADEAAIGMINKKTTAVRVIPAIGKKVGERVEFGGLLGSAPVIKLNPFSSREFIRRGGRIPAPITSLSN
- a CDS encoding ACT domain-containing protein, producing the protein MSLEPTRDTSNRVIISILGKDQIGIIAWLTGRLAEKSINVLDLSQTILQGFFTMIMIVDVTQSTASSLTELTKQLQSEGEARGLKVNVQHEDIFEFMHRV
- a CDS encoding methyl-accepting chemotaxis protein yields the protein MQDTNSSIHEAHDRIQKQVERIDETIEVTNDLNTNTQKIDELINTIKQISDQTNLLALNAAIEAARAGEAGRGFAVVADEVRKLAERSKQSIQFIQQLVANIKQTNHRTVPLLHFLAGEIKDMDEIINKILNSSTINQTEAKSISEALNRVTKISEQLTNEFIAFSF